In the genome of Acanthopagrus latus isolate v.2019 chromosome 17, fAcaLat1.1, whole genome shotgun sequence, the window AtacataatgtgaataaaaaagtcTTATATTCGGGCCAATACAGTACATTTGAAATCAATGCATTGCCTTTCTTCATTCAAGCTGAGGAGCAAAATGAGTCCAAAAGAGGATTGTGGGAAATCTATGCAGTACTTTCACCAGATTGGGCCTTTTGATATCACACTACGTATGACGCAGTATATTGCATATACATCATATACAATATAGTTATGATGGACACTGAGGAAGGCAACAtactccatcatcatcatcattagtcTGGTGTGACAGTATGTGGGTATAACACAGTGTAACAGCATCAGCCACTTCTGGTTTTAATCCATTTCATTTACTTCTGTTGATCAAACTTATGATTATCTAAATAAAATCAGCTGAAGTCTGGACTGGACTGTCTGTACTCCACAGCTGAAGGATGTCTGTATAGTTATTATGATGGGGTATTTGGTTCTGTcaataaatgtgtatgtgtgttgtatATCATCATGTGTCATAATATCCTCCATTATGTCCCAGTGTCATGTTGGTCATCGCTTGTTGAATCATGCTGTCCGCTGTTTGGCCTGGTGTGTCTCTGTACTATTGTGTGTGGTGTGACTGTTTCCAGTGCATGTAGAGTCTGTGGTATGTGTATGGACTTTGTGACCAGTGTgttatttgtttgcattttgcctgtttcctgtgtgtatGCTGCATGTTGCATCGTATGCGGTATGAGTATCTCTGTGCTGGGGGGCCCCCCTGGGTCCTTCATGGCCATACTGGCTCCTACCATGGCAGGATAGCTTCGATTCCTCCTCAGCCCTGCGTTCAAGCCTGGCAGGCCCCCACCAAGTGTACTGTTTCCCAGTCCGGTAGATCCAAAGGGGGCTAGTAGAGTACTCCCAGTTGAAACAGAGGCGGCATGAGGGGGTAGGGTGCGGAAACATTTTAGTTTGTCCACAAGCCGCAGCTTCAGCATCTCTGTTTGGCTGTCGTTATCTGTTTGCCCCGctcgctccctctctgcctcccccagCACTTCCCTTAGGATGGTACGAGCTGGCTTAGAGGCGAGGAAGGTGTCATAAAATGGCGGGTCTTCGTCGGAGGGGCTGAACTGAAAGACAGGACGGGTGCTGGAAGAGACGGACGATTTGGAACGAGGCGAATTGGGCGGGGtggagggctggaggaggagggtgtccGGGCGTTTCCTCAGTCGCAAGGGTTCGGTCTCTGTCGGCATTTCGTTGATCCTCTGCGCTACAGGTGTTGAAGCTCCACTGGCATCCAACCCTCGGTCCCAGCTGTGTGGGTCATACACTGAGGCAGAAATCCCATGCTCTAGCAGCAGGCGCACCAGGCCTAGAGAGGTACTGGTGGTCTTGGTGGAGTCCCTAAGATTGGTGGAGGACTCTGCTAGTGAAAGTGAAAGGGACAGGCGGCGCGGGGTGCAGCTGGGAGTGTAGGAAGGTGTAGGTGGGGAAGAGAAGGGTATAGGAGAGGAAATGGGGGTATGGCTGCCGATGTAAGCGCTGCTCTGACATGAAGCTAGAGCAgagctggagacagagaagtgagagaggagaaggatggaggaggagaaaatgaaaagggagagagaggaggattgGGGGGTATTGGGTGTGCAGGAAGCATGAAAAACAGTAGGGGTAACAAGGACAGAAATTAATGTACAGAAGTTATCAAGTTTTCATACTTTACTTTTACcaactgctctgttgtctgtGACAGGTAACTTAGCATATTTTACATGATAATTGCCGTCAGGAGTAGCATAAGGCttactgacacattttataCACATTACACTATTTACCACACAATAGGTTAATCATTAGCACCCTGAGCAGGTAAACAGTGAACTTTCTGGTCTTCATTCAGCAAATGGAGCTGAATGAGGTGTCACCAAGACCTTTATCTGGCCCATGGATCATATTGGCAAAGTGGTCATATTCAAGAAGGATATCGTAACACCTCATCTGATTTAAAGCAGACCTTTGGTGTCAGATGTGACGGAACTCTTGTCAGTGCTGAGAACAATTTGGGGTTTGGTGCTGAGacagctgctgactgctgaATGCAAAACACCAAATTCAGACAGGGGTTACAGTACAATCCCCCCCGTATAAGACCACTTGTTACATACGCAAAgcagccacagcattaaaagGATTAACAGCAGGTGCAGTTATTAACATTGGTCATCTTGAAATGCAATGCTCCGCTGGAAAACCTTTGGTCCTGTCAGTCATGTAGATACCACttttgtaaaatactgttacaGACCAAGTTCACTGCCTCATTACAACATAGCACAACCCCATGGCAGTGCCTCCCTAGCCGGACAATACACCCtgccacactgcaaaaactTAACAGGACAGGCCAGAGAAACATGACCCAGAGCTCAAGGCATCGACATGGCCTATAACTCCCCAGATCCCATCTGTGGGACATGCcagaacaagtctgatccatggagcCATCTAAGATCATCAGGTGGGCCTTAATGGGTCAGACCTATGGCAAATCCCATGGATGCTCAATCTAACTGGGATCAGGGATATTTGGAGGCTAGAATGCTACTGTACTGAGGTCTTTGTCAAGTTCTTCGGACtattcctgagcagtttttgggCTGTGGCAGGGTGCATCATCACTGTCTGATCCACTGCTATCAGGGAATGCGGGGGTGTACTCATTACATTGCATTGTACAAGATGATCAGTATtatgttgtggctgattggaATATACTTGTCTCAGTGCAAGAATTAACACCCATGCTCAAACCCTGAAAGTTAGACTTGATCAGTGTCTGGAGTCACATCATTGTGTCAGAGGTTGGATTATTAGTTAGGAACACGTCAACAAGGAACATTAGAGAGAAACTGCTGACGTTATTTCAGTTTGCACACACCCACAGTCTTTGGGAATTGCACCCCCATGCAGTGCCTCACCCCGCTGGGTGCACTCAATGGCTCTGTTCTAGTCCGGCCATGACAACCATTTGATACAACTCCACTTCATCGTCCTCATCACTTGACCTGCCAAGGCCAATCAGACAGCATGGACTTAGAGAGTAGGAAGTCAGCCAGGTGCTGTGGTATCAAAGTGGCCCTGATTCAAAATCTACTGGAGGGGAATTTGCTTATTGGCTAAGAACCAGCTATTTGATTTAgagttaaaatacatttttatacaagTTACGATCAAGTAACACCATCTGCTACTACAGTAGGTGTTTTTTATGTAAGGCTAAAACAGCTCCCTCCCCTTGTTGTGCCCTTTGATAACGACTCAATGGATAAAGTCgataaagaaaaaatggaatacaaaaagacaaacaactcCATCTTGTGTTCATAACAGTGCACTGCAGTCAATTGTACACTTTGAGGACCGGATAATATTgctaaagacattttaaaatgaaatgcagtaaAATGGTTACAAACAGAAGTCAGATATTTAAGATGTTTACCTTGGGGACACAGAGGTCAGCTGATCAGAGGGGTGGAGGATCCTACAGGTGGTGAAGGTGTATGTAGAGCTTGTGTGGGACATACACTTCCCCGGGAAAATAActagagcagaggagaagaggaggaaaatagaTCAGATGACAACAAGATGTGAGTTCCGAGACAAAAAGTGCTTAAAAACAACTGTAGACAACAAAGTGGAGAAAAATAGGCCATGATCGTAGTTTAAGCCCCAAGCAAAAGCACCAGCATATGAGCGTCCTGATTTCTGAGATACTGGAGTGGAAGGGTGTGTTCGTTCCATGAAACAGAGGGATTATTTCATCACATTCGCTACACTTTGATTCACTCTTAAAACATGTGTTTTGGTCATTGTTATAgcatatgttcacatttttcaagtttCTAAAAACCCCAGGTGCCAATATGAACATTGAAAGTGGGCTGACATCTGAATTTAAGAGCAGACACAGGTGATGCAAAATATTACTCACTATTAATTAAAAGCATTCCCTTGAACTCATGTTTAAGTGAGGGAATCCAAAGGGTAGGAAAGGTGTTGGAAATAAGTGTCTGAAATGTTTCTATTATGTCTGCAGCCCATAACTAAATTTATCATCATGTGTGGAAAAAGCTTCAGGTCAGCTCCAGCATTAACCAGCAGTGGGTGTCATGTGTTCCTGCAACTTGGACAGCTGCACTGGTAACACCTGATATGCTCGTACGTGCCCTCATACTTCATCTGAGCCAGGATATTTCCGCGTGAGTTTGTGTTGTAGACCGGTGTCATAGTGCGAGCGTTGAGTGTCCAaatattttctacatttctatGAACTGCACCAAAACAAGATAAAATTCTCTGCTGCAGGTCACCCTTTGAGAGTGAGATTATTAGAATTAATTTATAATAATCATTTAAGATAAAGTTATAGTTTGGCGAAGACGTGATGAAGAGGATAGGCATCAATGAAGAGTACAAAATCTGAATGATTGGTTGAAATAAAGCAAAGTGCCGAAGTGAAAGAAGGCATGAAGGGAGatgtaaatgaatgaaaaataaaagatgtacTCTGTTCGGATGGGGTTCGATGGCTGCACACGAGGAATGTCTGCCGGTGGGACGGGTgggtgtgcaggtgtgtgcaCATGAGCGTGATGGTGCAGGAAGGGACGTCACTTTGGGGTTGTGAGATGTCCTGTGAATGCCCTCCCTAATCCCtcaccctcccacccctcctcttcacccccctcccctttaTACCCATGCTCCAGGGTTACAAGGGACGGTGGATGCAGTGCAGTGACCTCAGCTAAGCGCTCCCTCACCAGGCTTGCGGTCCACTGCGGCGGCCTGTAAGGCCTGGAGCTCCTTGAGGTCCACGTGCCCATTCATCTCTGAagatgaggggagaggagaggcagaaggGGAGGgtgtggaaaaggaaaagggcATGTTTGCGACATGTCCATCTTTAACTTGAATCCCTTCTCTAGCCATGCACATTTCTCCTAGCAGTGTTTCCGACTGGCTGTTGTCATCGATGTCTCCGATCTTGTtgcagcagacagagggagaagaggtAGAGCAAGGCAAATCCATGGGAGCAGGGCTCTCTCCTGACAGGCCAGTGAATGAGTCACATGAAAGTTCATCCTCCTCCGGCTGGTCCAGCTGCCAGCCGTCTTCCTGTTCCTCATGCGCTAAAGTGCGGAAGCCCTTTGTGACCACACCGGGCCGATGATCCAGCAGAGCGCCCATATGGGGTTGAGCCAGCTGCTGCCAAGCATGGAGGGTAGCAGAgcctgggaaaaaaagtcagagaaatGTTAGATGTTTGCATCTCATGTAGTTAATGTAAAGCCTTCAGAGTCGTCACTAAATCTACCTATTCCCCTTTTTCATACCAACTTATTAGGAAATTTGTTTACAATGAATTCTGTGATTTCAAGTTTCTAATTTTCTGATTTCTAGTTTTCTAATTGACAGTGTTAGCATCAATCACTGACTTACAGTGTTGAGTTTTATATTGTTATCTTTGGTTAGATCATATCTGAAAATATTTATGCAGTACTTAAGATACAATTTAAATGCTAATCTTTAATCTGTCGTCTAATACAGCGTAACGTTCTGACTTACAATAAGCTTTACATCCTATTACAGACATTTACATAATATCTGTTCAGCAAATGTCATTctatgtttaaacatttaaaaatagatCAAAATACAGTTCAGCTGTTTACTGGCAGACATTATATCATTGGGCACACTCATATACAGTCACACAATCCATGTCACACATTCATGCACTTACAGAGACAGGACGACAGGCAAAGGTATATTCTCAGATTGTCACATGCAGCACATACAGACATGTCACATATCCTGCagtgtctttctgttttgtccttGCACT includes:
- the LOC119005790 gene encoding trafficking kinesin-binding protein 1-like isoform X5 → MTKTYSDIDAVTRLLEEKERDLELAARIGQSLLKKNKTLSERNELLEEQVEHIREEVSQLRHDLSMKDELLQFYTSAAEESEGESTTSTPVRPAETSVSTPTFFPLDSLQKKLKDLEEENKSLRFEASHLETETISYEEKEQQLVNDCVKELRNSNLQISSLAEELARKSDDASRQQEEITHLLSQIVDLQKKAKLYAVENEELTQHLGAAKDAQRQLTAELRELQDKYAECMEMLHEAQEELKNLRNKTLPLGTSRRFHSLGLFPMDSLAAEIEGTMRKELQMDDPDVEEQRLQPKRVFQTVKNLNLMRQRSSLAPSPLNIPGSNQTSCFTSGRSSRVGTPRCNSIYGSEKGSGIILDNRTGSIMESPDDGLEDSNRRPPGTPGTPGSRDLEAALRRLSLRRDNYLSEKRFFEEERERKLAYLAKEDEKGGEGSSGGPGTPTESLLSLCSHPSLGSIWSGYSFTARSYLPEKLQIVKPLEGSATLHAWQQLAQPHMGALLDHRPGVVTKGFRTLAHEEQEDGWQLDQPEEDELSCDSFTGLSGESPAPMDLPCSTSSPSVCCNKIGDIDDNSQSETLLGEMCMAREGIQVKDGHVANMPFSFSTPSPSASPLPSSSEMNGHVDLKELQALQAAAVDRKPVIFPGKCMSHTSSTYTFTTCRILHPSDQLTSVSPSSALASCQSSAYIGSHTPISSPIPFSSPPTPSYTPSCTPRRLSLSLSLAESSTNLRDSTKTTSTSLGLVRLLLEHGISASVYDPHSWDRGLDASGASTPVAQRINEMPTETEPLRLRKRPDTLLLQPSTPPNSPRSKSSVSSSTRPVFQFSPSDEDPPFYDTFLASKPARTILREVLGEAERERAGQTDNDSQTEMLKLRLVDKLKCFRTLPPHAASVSTGSTLLAPFGSTGLGNSTLGGGLPGLNAGLRRNRSYPAMVGASMAMKDPGGPPSTEILIPHTMQHAAYTQETGKMQTNNTLVTKSIHIPQTLHALETVTPHTIVQRHTRPNSGQHDSTSDDQHDTGT
- the LOC119005790 gene encoding trafficking kinesin-binding protein 1-like isoform X3; protein product: MVMMGEISLTKAHPAEASDVSVFPAATRCLCCMRTWKYVVCIVLCADRVGQMTKTYSDIDAVTRLLEEKERDLELAARIGQSLLKKNKTLSERNELLEEQVEHIREEVSQLRHDLSMKDELLQFYTSAAEESEGESTTSTPVRPAETSVSTPTFFPLDSLQKKLKDLEEENKSLRFEASHLETETISYEEKEQQLVNDCVKELRNSNLQISSLAEELARKSDDASRQQEEITHLLSQIVDLQKKAKLYAVENEELTQHLGAAKDAQRQLTAELRELQDKYAECMEMLHEAQEELKNLRNKTLPLGTSRRFHSLGLFPMDSLAAEIEGTMRKELQMDDPDVEEQRLQPKRVFQTVKNLNLMRQRSSLAPSPLNIPGSNQTSCFTSGRSSRVGTPRCNSIYGSEKGSGIILDNRTGSIMESPDDGLEDSNRRPPGTPGTPGSRDLEAALRRLSLRRDNYLSEKRFFEEERERKLAYLAKEDEKGGEGSSGGPGTPTESLLSLCSHPSLGSIWSGYSFTARSYLPEKLQIVKPLEGSATLHAWQQLAQPHMGALLDHRPGVVTKGFRTLAHEEQEDGWQLDQPEEDELSCDSFTGLSGESPAPMDLPCSTSSPSVCCNKIGDIDDNSQSETLLGEMCMAREGIQVKDGHVANMPFSFSTPSPSASPLPSSSEMNGHVDLKELQALQAAAVDRKPVIFPGKCMSHTSSTYTFTTCRILHPSDQLTSVSPSSALASCQSSAYIGSHTPISSPIPFSSPPTPSYTPSCTPRRLSLSLSLAESSTNLRDSTKTTSTSLGLVRLLLEHGISASVYDPHSWDRGLDASGASTPVAQRINEMPTETEPLRLRKRPDTLLLQPSTPPNSPRSKSSVSSSTRPVFQFSPSDEDPPFYDTFLASKPARTILREVLGEAERERAGQTDNDSQTEMLKLRLVDKLKCFRTLPPHAASVSTGSTLLAPFGSTGLGNSTLGGGLPGLNAGLRRNRSYPAMVGASMAMKDPGGPPSTEILIPHTMQHAAYTQETGKMQTNNTLVTKSIHIPQTLHALETVTPHTIVQRHTRPNSGQHDSTSDDQHDTGT
- the LOC119005790 gene encoding trafficking kinesin-binding protein 1-like isoform X4, with product MNRRGLARGQRFVKADYYELDWYYEECTDVLCADRVGQMTKTYSDIDAVTRLLEEKERDLELAARIGQSLLKKNKTLSERNELLEEQVEHIREEVSQLRHDLSMKDELLQFYTSAAEESEGESTTSTPVRPAETSVSTPTFFPLDSLQKKLKDLEEENKSLRFEASHLETETISYEEKEQQLVNDCVKELRNSNLQISSLAEELARKSDDASRQQEEITHLLSQIVDLQKKAKLYAVENEELTQHLGAAKDAQRQLTAELRELQDKYAECMEMLHEAQEELKNLRNKTLPLGTSRRFHSLGLFPMDSLAAEIEGTMRKELQMDDPDVEEQRLQPKRVFQTVKNLNLMRQRSSLAPSPLNIPGSNQTSCFTSGRSSRVGTPRCNSIYGSEKGSGIILDNRTGSIMESPDDGLEDSNRRPPGTPGTPGSRDLEAALRRLSLRRDNYLSEKRFFEEERERKLAYLAKEDEKGGEGSSGGPGTPTESLLSLCSHPSLGSIWSGYSFTARSYLPEKLQIVKPLEGSATLHAWQQLAQPHMGALLDHRPGVVTKGFRTLAHEEQEDGWQLDQPEEDELSCDSFTGLSGESPAPMDLPCSTSSPSVCCNKIGDIDDNSQSETLLGEMCMAREGIQVKDGHVANMPFSFSTPSPSASPLPSSSEMNGHVDLKELQALQAAAVDRKPVIFPGKCMSHTSSTYTFTTCRILHPSDQLTSVSPSSALASCQSSAYIGSHTPISSPIPFSSPPTPSYTPSCTPRRLSLSLSLAESSTNLRDSTKTTSTSLGLVRLLLEHGISASVYDPHSWDRGLDASGASTPVAQRINEMPTETEPLRLRKRPDTLLLQPSTPPNSPRSKSSVSSSTRPVFQFSPSDEDPPFYDTFLASKPARTILREVLGEAERERAGQTDNDSQTEMLKLRLVDKLKCFRTLPPHAASVSTGSTLLAPFGSTGLGNSTLGGGLPGLNAGLRRNRSYPAMVGASMAMKDPGGPPSTEILIPHTMQHAAYTQETGKMQTNNTLVTKSIHIPQTLHALETVTPHTIVQRHTRPNSGQHDSTSDDQHDTGT